From the genome of Bombina bombina isolate aBomBom1 unplaced genomic scaffold, aBomBom1.pri scaffold_1473, whole genome shotgun sequence:
aatcaacattgcacacgagcacaattatgcgctcacgtgcaatcccaccccctgcccgcgcacagccaatcacgcgcaggcaggagctgtcaatctcctcggtcggtctcgaccgcggagattgaatttcgccaccttagaggtggtgaagagcttagggaagcagcggtctggtgaccgctgcttgataaattacggcgagcaagttcttgtgagaacttgcagccgtaggggcttgataaatcgagttaACGTGCGCTCATAAACTGGCCAATTTCTATGTTGAACACACCCACTAGACAGGATATGTGTGGGCTGCTAAAGTTAATTGAAAGATCACACGTCTGAACTAATTTAGTTGCTTTGTCATTTGAATGTTTCACTTGAAAGAATCCTACAATAATTCAATATTGACTCTGATCTGATTAATTTCTGAGAGTGATAATGTTGTAGAGAAGAGAGTTAAATATAAGCTGTGAGTTAGAGTCCATCAGTTTGTCAGTTTAGGTTTATATGGGTGCGAATTCCAACAATAATAAATGATCTTGTGCCAACAAATCCTAATAGTTATGGctaccattttaaagggacactaaacctaattttttttctttaatgattcagatagaacagcaattttaagcaactttctaatttacttctataatcaatttttcttcgttctcttgttatcattagttgaaaaagcaggaatctatgcTTAGGAGCAAGttcatttttgattcagaaccctgggtagcgcttgctgattggtgctaccaagatacaaagaaaaggaagaaaaagtaataataggagtaaattagaaagttgtttaaaattgaatcatgaaagaaacaattggggtttattgtccctttaagtaaaaagtgTTAACACTGTTATAATGATTTTGTTCGACTTTTAACACTTGACGTATCCAATAGACTAGTTATTGATGCCATAACTTTTGAAGGTTGCTTCATTTATGACCTAATAGGGGACAAGTGTCGTATTTAAGATAAGACTAGGTAAAATATTATATGGTTGATGAATTAGGCACAGTTTGACTTGTTTCTCAGGTtcaagttattttaaagggacattaaacccacattttttctttcatgatttagataaagcatacaattatcaattttcctttattctcttggtatcctttcctgaaggagcagcaatgcactactgggaactatcagttagccaatcacaagaggcatttatgtgcagacactaatcagcagctagctctcagctcctgagcctaactagacatacttttaaacaaaggataccaagagaatgaagcaaattagatcatagaagtaaattggaaagttctttaagaatgtatgctctgtctaaatcatgaaagagcatttttgggtttcatgtccctttaacttctatgtttttaACTTATGTTGTTTTGTCTTGGTTGTTGTATAAGTGAACCTTTGGAAAATTGCCTGTTATTTAGGGGTTGTGCTATCATTTGGACTGAAAAGCACAATTTAACTGAAAGAAGCACTAACCCACAGAattgcacattaaccccttaatgaccacaacacttttccattttctgtccgtttgggaccagggctatttttacatctctgcggtgtttgtgtttagctgtaattttcctcttactcatttactgtacccacacatattatataccgttttttcttgccattaaatggactttctaaagataccattattttcatcatatctttaaatttactataaaaaaatgataaaatatgaggaacaaatgaacaaaacacactttttctaactttgacccccaaaatctgttacacatttacaaccagcaaaaaacacccatgctaaatagtttctaaattttgtcctgagtttagaaatacccaatgtttacatgctgtttgctttttttgtaagttttagggccataaatacaagtagcactttgctatttccaaaccactttttttcaaaattagcgacagttacattagaacactgatatctttcaggaatccctgaatatcccttgacatgtatatattttatttttagtagacatcccaaagtattgatctaggcccattttggtatattttatgccaccatttcaccgccaaatgcgatcaaatacaaaaaatcgttcactttttcacaaactttcagtttctcactgaaattatttacaaacagcttgtgcaattatggcataaatggttgtaaattcttctctggatcctctttattcagaaacagcagacatatgactttggcattgcttttttgtaattagaaggccgctaaatgccactgcgtaccacacgtgtattatgcccaggagtgaaggggttaattagggagcatgtagggagctttttggggtaattttagctttagcgtagtgtattaaacaacccaaagtattgatctaggcccattttggtatatttcatgccaccatttcaccgccaaatgtgaccaaataacaaaatttttcacaattttaggtttctcactgaaataatttacaaacagcttgtgcaatagttgtaaatgcttctctgcgattccctttgttcagaaatagcagacatatatggctttggtgttgctttttggtaattagaaggccgctaaatgccgctgcgcaccacacatgtattttgCCCagaagtgcaggggttaattagggagcttgtacggttaattttagctttagtgtagtgtagtagaccaacccaaagtattgatctaggcccattttggtatatttcatgccaccatttcactgccaaatgcgatcaaataaagaaaatcgttccctttttcacaaactttaggtttctcactgaatttattacaaaccgcttgtgcaattatggcacaaatggttgtaaatgcttctcttggaccccctttgttcagaaatagcagacatatattactttggcgttgctttttgttaattagaaggccgctaaatgccactgcgcatcacacgtgtattatggctagcagtgaaggggttaattaggtagcttgtaggtagcttgcagggttgattttagctttagtgtagagatcagtctcccacctgaaacatcagaccccctgatccctcccaaacagctctcttccctctcccaccccacaattgtccccgccaaaagtctgccagtactaaaataaaaggtatatttgggttttttgtgttgttttttttaagcatatttacatatgctgctgtgtaggatcccccctttgccccaacctcactgatcccccaccaaacagctctctaaccctccctctctaccttaatgggcaccatcttgggtacacCCAGTTTTAGACAAaaattatgctttttttaaaaacatgttgcccttttctgtagtgtagctcccccccagaccaacccccacccctgccagatcccttagatttttatataataatattgaatccccccctttctcccacttattattattattattattattttatgtagtgtagcgGTTTCCCACCCTCTCCCGCCCCATGCCGCCCCCTGTGCACATGCGCGCGTCCGTGTGCGCGTCCGGCGGTCCCGCCCCTCTCCACATCACACcgatcgatggccgcccacccatctcccacatcggctcccacccaccaacgatacaggccatcgatgtccggtgtagagaggggtCACCAAGAGGGCAAAATTCCGGAGTCTGTTTCACATAACTGCATGAGCCAACAAATGTAGGGACTTTGAAAGTCACTCTCATGACTGCATTTGGACTTAGCGTATTGGAGGGGCCCCCtataaaatcccagtcatgaaggctcCAGGTTCATGATTTACAGTTCAAATAATGTTAAAATGCAGAAAAAGAAGATATTATAAATCTATTGCATAGAAACTCATGGTcgccattttgttttcagttcaagCCATAATGGAAACAGTGATTTAACCAACAATGattgtaaatattgttaaaaaaaaattgcaaagcgACCATATATTGATAAGAAAACCACACACAGTCTGACCATCCTGACAACATAAAACAACATAAAAGATACATTCATTTGGGtcagcagtggtgcggatggaaatggCTTATAATAGTAACCTATGAAAGTTGCAATTAACCATCcccttttaaaacacattttaaaagacaCCAGCACTGTTAGGGACAATGaagacagtgtgagtgtgacttacaatcaaatattaaatatgGAAAATAAAACACTCCATTTGTAGAGATGTTGTCAAGTGACTGTACAGGATATCACGTAGGCAACGCATAAACAAATGTATATGAACCTACAATTTGAGAAGCCAAAACTGTGCTCAAAAATTTGTTGAAAAGTGACTCAAAAAAGTATTGTGATTGCTGGAGCTTTTCAGCCCCTTAGGAAAAATATAGCACTTATCCAGGATCTAAAACCTGTTTACAGTCACAGAAATCAGCTGAAGCTCCTCTTTTGTGATCGCACCATATCAATAAGTAGACTTTTCAGCCCACAAAAGAACCGAAAATGCCACTGCCAATAGACTATAATCGAGGTCATTTGTAATGCAACATTGCCATGCTTCTTTCCATGATGAAGCTCAGGAGCGTGTActatatgtataaaattgttacatAAATTGATGCATAgttgccatatagtgttcaagGCACGTGCATGCTCTTATGCCTACTTCAGTATGTTTTCATAGAATAGAGCtgaggaaagtttttgtttttctaaAGGGACATTGTGTACACTAGaatattctttgcataaatgttttgtagatgatccatttctatAGCTCATGGGAGTGtttgtgtaacaatgtatagttttgcttattttttaataaatattgtgccgattttcagacttctaaccaagccccaccgtgtcagatgtatacactcgttaacagactcctgctggctcctgtttatgttatctgtcttttcatatgcagggaagagggggAGGGTGTTGTCTGCTCTTCGTGTTTTCCCAACCCCTTTTACTGGGGTGTCCCAGCCTTagttcatcaacagtgctaaactgggagcttaaaagtaaatttttcaaaaggttttatactggcttTTTAGAGCAGCATCTGTGCAAatccttctttatagtagtgtctagaacatgcagttatctgaaaattggtgtataatgtccctttaattgtaagctttatctgaatatgaaagtttaattttgatgtccaTCACCCTTAAATCTTGTTGACATGTTTCTCTCCTTCATAAGCTGAATTCTCACTTTCCTATATCTCTTTGATGTCTTCCTAGGTGCAGGGCGGAAGGATGCCTCATACTAGGCTTCTCCTGCTTCTGCTCTTACTGTGCATGGCTCGGTCAAGCCTTCACTACAAGCTGTACAAAGCAGAGTCTATATTCAGCTGTTTGAAGGAAGTCCTAGAAGAAGCCAAGAGGAGAAGCCTGGAAGTCAACTCAGTTCTTAGTAAGAGGGGCTATGACTATGGACCAACAGATGACCTTCTTTCCCAAGAGGAGGAAGATGAAgatgagaaagaaaaaaaggactTTCCCTGCGCACGTTACAGATACCTCTCCCAAGCCCAGGTGAAAGGAAAAGTCTATCAGAACAAGGCAAAAAGTGACCGCCGGACCAAATTCACACTTTCACTGGATGTACCGACCAACCTTATGAACATTCTCTTCGATATTGCAAAGGCTAAAAACATGAGAGCAAAGGCTGCAGCTAATGCCCCAACTCATGGCCCAAATTGGCAGAAGAAAGTAAGGATGGCCAGGCCATGTGTAGGCCAGGAGGGAGGGCATAAACGTTGGCACTGGACTAGCGCACAACAAGGTGTTGTGAGAGACCCGTCCACCACTACACATGGCCGCTTCTTGGAACTTTGCTTTGTACAGTACATTGCTCTATTCCTAAGTCCTTCAAAGCTGCATTTAATTCCCATATGTTTATACCCAAGGGGTGAAATGTCAACccccattcatttttttttttttttttctttttcagtccCCCTTGTCAGAGATCTATGTGTTTTGGCTTTATAATGTCTCTATGGTTTGGTTTGttcttatttttaatgttttctttatttcttttacttGGTAGTATTTCTTCCTTTTATGGGGAGATTTTATTGCAGAatatgaaattattaaaaaaaaagtttgcatccCTCTGTgacttttttattaaaacaaatgattTCTCAAAACTTTAGAACTTTTATGCGTTTGTTTAGTCTTTTTGATCTATCAGTGCGTGCCATTTACCTTATTGTTCACAACAAGATGTGTTTAATCTaagattaaagagacataaactttAAATTGGGCTTTTCCTTTCTAGAAAATACTGTACTCATCCCTTTGATTAAGCCATGTTTAGTCTTTTGCTGACAGTCAATATAAGCAATAGTATTTTGTCTCTTAGTTACCTAAacaaattatgggccagattactagtggagtacaAGCAATATAGGGTTTTCACAATAATTTGtgtgcaggttaaattgcactggtattaaaagttaaaagcaaTCATTtcagcgcaattcaagttaacacttgttgggttagcgcatccctaagagctgtggttaactgtgttttgcgaaacaaaacaaTGtcgcaaaatacattacaaagtacacttacacttaataACTCCAtttaataaaatttgtaaaaaaaaaaaaacattgcacacaaaagttatatggctcaaagatatgaggtcctcaggtgttagaaaaaaaaggcaaagggctttaacattgagatacatacatatacatctctaacttTCAATACTCTACTCCactcacccccacctcctaatacaacttctctgtcagctcaagacttttgccagccattttaataacaaaatcgaatccatcagaaacaaaatcagctctcacatacttccattctctcaccccctcaaacgcttgcaatcaaccactacccacatagccataaatttagctttttctcccctgttactgaggaagaagtttctgcacttatactgcactctcacatAGCTGTCCTCTTGATCCAATCCCCTCACAGCTacacccctccctctcttctacccttaccctatactcacacacattttcaacctctccctcatctctgaaacatgcactggtcacacctatccttaaaaaaccttctcTCGGACCAACGTTCCAATCCAATTACCACCCTATTTCACTACTCTCTCTGGCCTCAAAGCTttttgaaaagctggtatatgcatgcctatcccatttacttacattaaactccctccttgacccattgcaatctggatttcgtccccatcactccacagagacagcaatcgttaaggttacctaCTTACAGCATAATCAAAattccacttctctctgcttatcctcctcaatctgtccgcagccttcgatactgtcgaccaccttcttttgctccaaaccctccaatccttccagcatttgtgacacagccctctcgtggttctcttcctacctgtcaaacatacttttagtgtagccttctctgggcttcctctgccccgtcaccactttctgttggggtaccacaaggctctgtccttggtccccttctcttctcaatctgcacgtcatcattaggttccctaataaagtcccacaggttccaatattatttgtatgccgacgacacccaaatctacttctctgcaccagacctctcTGTTTTcatgctaacctgtgtcactaactgtctttctcacatcattacccctaccccgcatgtccgATATCTTGGGATCACAtaagactcagatctttctttcactcttcacattcagtctttggctaaatccactctctcatcttttccGCCTTGATTACTGAAACTCTGTCctcctctggtctccccagctgccacctagcacttttacaatccataataaatgcccgtctcatcttccttacatgtcgctcttcatctgctgcacctctctgccaatcccttcactggcttcctcttgcctccaggattaaacacaaaaattctcactctgaaatACAAAGCCCTCAAAATGtactgctcctccctatatctcagaccttgtctccagatactctccctcctgtccccttcgttctgctcatgacctcctactctcctcctctcttgttacctcctcacacctaccatttacaggacttctccagactggcttatatcttgtggaattctctgcctcgcaCCACACgacctctcccctagttttgaaagcttcaagcgctccctaaagactctactgttcagggatgcatacaacctacactaaccacttctaataccagttcctctcctcaattactatccgccatgaacccccttagcatgtaagctgagagtccaactgtttgcagatcaccttcataagagctgactataaaagtgcaactctaggcagggccctctacccatttgatctctataaatgtttcctcgtattctgcctatgtttatagcactgcagaatctgttggcgctctacaaataaccgataataataataataaatatattgttaataGGCTGATTTTTTTTATCGCCGGCTAACATATTCAattcattaaatatattaatattctaATGCATTCTGACCTCATGCTGCTCTTGCTTCTGAGGGTGTTACTGCTCCTTTTTTT
Proteins encoded in this window:
- the LOC128644336 gene encoding LOW QUALITY PROTEIN: urocortin-3-like (The sequence of the model RefSeq protein was modified relative to this genomic sequence to represent the inferred CDS: deleted 1 base in 1 codon), which codes for MPHTRLLLLLLLLCMARSSLHYKLYKAESIFSCLKEVLEEAKRRSLEVNSVLSKRGYDYGPTDDLLSQEEEDEDEKEKKDFPCARYRYLSQAQVKGKVYQNKAKSDRRTKFTLSLDVPTNLMNILFDIAKAKNMRAKAAANAQLMAQIGRRK